A single genomic interval of Helianthus annuus cultivar XRQ/B chromosome 6, HanXRQr2.0-SUNRISE, whole genome shotgun sequence harbors:
- the LOC110910227 gene encoding calmodulin-binding protein 60 B: MVLKRPLGDGEEDGCALLTRKSKQRNVSSNLARHVMLGFSSQELASTLEPLIREWVRDEVQRACRNFYCSSPRSPFNALESCDTTSFQLRFQTKLPHMLFTGSKVESEDNGAVKLVLFDTDSNQIVSSGPLSSLKIQFVPLDGDFPIDDDEDWAQKDFEAKVIYARDGKRPLVAGDLVMVLKDGVGDLGDVYFTDNSSWRRSRTFRLGAHAISGVRIREAISEPFVVKDHRGESYKKHHPPALDDDIWRLEKIAKDGAFHRRLGSNRICTVKDFLQMYVTNESSLRKILGGSCNKTWETIIKHAKDCVLDDNLYIYNCVAEGIGLLFNSIFTIVGATFDGQSYISLEKLPAFQMPLVESLKQRFYKNLDGMLPMDDLSVFGASILTSSLLSDPLRRGANMALQDVNIASLHPDQAQMQYVFGADNSSRLITEDSSTHFFSPALRNTFIYKDFSYGEGCSSGSDMVSGQLGPAFD; encoded by the exons ATGGTACTGAAACGGCCACTAGGTGACGGGGAAGAGGATGGCTGTGCACTTCTTACTCGTAAATCCAAGCAAAGAAATGTCTCATCAAA TCTTGCTAGACATGTAATGCTTGGGTTCTCGTCTCAAGAACTAGCTTCAACGTTGGAACCATTGATTCGGGAGTGG GTACGAGATGAGGTGCAGCGTGCATGTCGAAACTTCTACTGTTCATCACCAAG ATCTCCCTTTAACGCGCTTGAATCATGTGACACGACGTCCTTTCAGCTTCGTTTCCAGACCAAGCTGCCACACATGTTGTTCACAGGCAGCAAGGTGGAATCTGAGGATAACGGTGCAGTCAAACTAGTGCTATTTGATACTGATTCTAATCAAATAGTATCATCTGGACCCTTATCTTCACTAAAGATACAGTTTGTTCCCCTTGACGGTGACTTCCCcattgatgatgatgaagattgggctCAGAAGGATTTTGAGGCCAAGGTTATATATGCAAGAGACGGAAAACGGCCACTAGTCGCTGGAGATTTGGTGATGGTTCTAAAAGATGGAGTCGGAGATTTAGGTGACGTATATTTTACCGATAATTCAAGCTGGAGGAGGAGTCGGACGTTCAGGTTAGGTGCGCATGCTATTTCTGGAGTAAGAATTAGAGAAGCGATAAGCGAGCCTTTCGTGGTGAAAGATCATCGTGGAGAAT CATACAAGAAGCACCATCCTCCAGCTTTGGATGATGACATATGGCGGCTAGAAAAAATAGCAAAAGACGGGGCGTTTCATAGGCGACTGGGGTCAAACAGAATTTGTACGGTGAAGGACTTCTTACAAATGTATGTTACCAACGAGTCCTCACTCCGGAAG ATACTTGGCGGGTCATGTAACAAGACATGGGAGACGATTATAAAACATGCCAAAGATTGTGTTTTAGATGACAATCTGTATATATATAACTGTGTGGCAGAAGGAATTGGGCTTTTATTCAATTCCATTTTCACAATCGTCGGTGCAACTTTTGACGGCCAAAGTTACATTTCCCTTGAAAAACTTCCGGCTTTTCAGATG CCTCTGGTGGAATCTTTAAAGCAGCGGTTTTACAAGAATTTAGATGGGATGTTACCTATGGATGATCTGTCTGTTTTTGGAGCATCGATTCTAACGTCCAGTTTACTCAGTGACCCTCTTAGACGTGGTGCTAATATGGCTCTGCAGGATGTTAATATCGCATCTCTGCACCCAG ATCAAGCACAAATGCAGTACGTTTTTGGGGCTGACAATAGCAGTCGGCTCATTACAGAGGATTCTTCGACGCACTTCTTTTCTCCAGCTCTAAGGAACACCTTTATATATAAAGATTTTAGCTATGGCGAAGGATGTAGTTCAGGCTCGGATATGGTGTCTGGCCAGCTGGGTCCTGCTTTTGATTAG